From the Telopea speciosissima isolate NSW1024214 ecotype Mountain lineage chromosome 9, Tspe_v1, whole genome shotgun sequence genome, the window TGGTGCATTGGATCAACCAAGTGATGTACATCAACTGATAAGAAGCAACATCTTTTCTAACCCAATGATTTCTATTCTAAAAACTCAAATTCTACCTTTGATATACCCATAAATAAGATATTTATATTATTTGCAAGTCATAAGAATGATCCAAGCAATTTATCGAGTACATAAAAAATTTTATGATTCAATTTGTCTACATTTCAAGAAACACGTGATTTTTAGAACCACCATAACACTTGCTAAAGAAACCTATTCAAATACATAATGGACTGGGTGTAACATTGTCTACATGAAGCTCTCAACTAACAGTGAATTAGATGTTTTGGACATGTTTTTTTCTGCTTTGGTATTTATATATTAATTGTGATTCGATGTTTGAATTATTAGTTGTGTGTGATACAGAAAATTCAAAACTTAAACACATTAAGGAATAATCACTTGACCAGATCATATTGGATGCTAATTATTGTTTAATCTATAAAATAAAGGAACTAGCATGAACCCAAGTCAATCCCAGTGACTCATGAGTTGGCGGCACTATGGGATCCCCAATTTAAGTAGTCAGTGAACTCTCCTATGAAATAATTCCAGCAAATAGTAGTAGTAGAAAATTCATCACTTCTTACCCGCAAATGGCATGGCCAACTTCATGGTATGCCACCAAGCTTTTGCTCTTCCCATCTGTCATAACTGTTCCCTCCATTCCAGCCACAATCCTATCAATTGAATCATCAATCTCCTTAGGTGATATCACAGTCTTCCCACGACGACCAGCCAATATAGCAGCCTCATTTAAGAGGTTCGCAAGATCTGCTCCGCTAAAACCTGGTGTTCTCATGGCTATCACTTCAAGAGAAACATCTCCATCAAACTTCTTATTGCTGGCATGCACCTTTAAGATTTCAGTCCGTCCACGGACATCTGGAACATCAACAGACACCTGATATAGAAGGAGATAAACAGAAATTGAGTGCTTCCCGAATGTTAAATTAGCTCCAATAGAGCATTGAAGGACAGGGCAAAGAGATATGCATGCTACCTACCTGTCTATCAAAGCGTCCAGGCCTCAGTAAGGCAGAGTCAAGAATGTCAGCACGGTTAGTTGCCGCAATCACAATAACACCAGTGTTGCCCTCAAAACCATCCATTTCAGTCAAAAGCTGATTAAGGGTCTGCTCCCTTTCATCATTACCTCCTCCAATTCCAGTTCCTCTTTGCCGACCAACCGCATCAATTTCATCCACAAAAACAATGCAAGGAGCATTCTCCTTGGCCTTTTTAAAGAGATCACGAACTCTGGAAGCACCAACACCAACAAACATCTCAACAAATTCAGAACCTGAAATAGAGAAAAATGGGACACCTGCTTCACCAGCAATAGCTTTGGCAAGCAAAGTCTTTCCAGTTCCTGGTGGACCAATTAGAAGAACACCTTTAGGAATACGTGCACCAATTGCAGTAAACCTCTCTGGTTTCTTCAGGAACTCCACTACTTCCATAAAATCCTGTTTTGCTTCATCTACTCCAGCAACATCGTCGAATGTCACACCAGTGCTTGGTTCCATTTGAAACTTGGCTTTGGACTGGCCAAAGGCAAAAGGGAAACCTGGACCTCCAGGCCCACCCATTCCTCCAGATGAACGCCTTGACAGAAGAAACAAACCCCCGATAAGGATAAGAGGGAATGCCAAATTCCCAAGCAAGTTAAACAAAACAGAACCAGAGTCTTCCTGAGCACTGTGCGCTGCAAAATCAATATTCTTCTCTTTGAATTTCTGAAGGAGCTCCTGGCTGAGTCCAGGGAGTTGAACCCTCACTCGCTGCACACGGTTTCCCAACTCCGGCGAAATGGCCTCGATGATGGCTATGGTACCATTCTCAAAAACATCTACTTTTGTCACCCTATCTTTATCCAAATACTCTAAAAACCTCGAGTAAGACATCCGTGAAGACGATACACCTTGGTCGTCAGCATAAGCATTCCCAGCACCCAACAAAGCAGGTAAACCCAGTCCCGCATTTCCAAGCAAAACTTTTAGAAACCCTCTTCTCCCTTCAACCTGTCTCTGATCCAAAGACGCTTTTACCAATATCGATCTGGATACCTTGGCCAATGAGGGCATCCCCAGTGAAGGAAGCAAACAACACCTCCCATAGATTTCTTTGGTCAGACTAAATTTAGTGCTGCAAGTAGATAAGCCATTGGATACAATGCATGCTGGCGAGGCACCCATCTAAGTTGCAATGCCCAGGAATAATAGGCAAACactaaacaaagaaaacagaggTTGGTGTTAGGAATACAGAACTCCAACAATTGCAGAGAATTGAGTGGCAAAGGTGGAGGAAAGTGGAAACAGAGATCAGAAAATACCAATACACAAATTCTTCAATGGGTAATCAAATTGGGTCGAAAACTCAAATAAGAAACAAGGTAGGAGCTCGTAGAAAAGAGATTTATACGTGCTCCAGTGTTTCCAAGCTCTCTATTAACCAAGACAAACTAGGGATTATTCAATTCTGGGTTCTGGTTTGTTCAAATTATACAGTGTTAAGAACGACTGCCTAACGCAATTGGTAGCTGTGTGGAGCGTAATAACCCACCCAACCcaagaggtcttgggttcaagccctCCTGGTTCTCATATTCTCTCACCCTCCCCCAAAAGAATAGGTACCTATCTAACAAACAGATAAAGAGAATAAGAGATGAACCAACAAATTAAAAAAGCAAGTTGAAACGGATGAAGGTTGAACTTTTACAGTAGCAAGAGATGAGAAAGAACGTTACCTTGTGAAAGATAGAGAACCAGAAATTCCTTTCGCGGGACCAAAATGAAGTCAATTATTGCCTATTGGGCTCCCCAagtgaagagaggaagaagaggaggtatTTAAGATGGAGTGGTGTGGTTTGGAAATTGCATACGTGTTCAACGCTCAATCGCTTTAGTTCCTTCTAGTTCAACACTAcgatatttttctctttattccGCCCAATGCTCTGTCAGCTCGGTTGCGTACAATAGAGAGAAACAGCGCCTAAATAtctggccattttctaccttcATGGACGTAACCAGGTATAGCTACCTCCATCCACTggattatttaagagcagaaatgGTGGCTCAGAGAAATCCACCGTCGCCTCTCTCAGTGGGAAAGACAGAGATAGCCAAAAGAGATATTTCTTCGCTAAGGCCAACAACGGCTCTTAATAAATCGAAGGCCAACGCATGATCTTTCTTTCCCTTCACAAGCCTTTGGCCCACTTGGTTGTCACTGGTTTGAGAACGGGttggtttttttggtaaaaagcaAATTTATTGTC encodes:
- the LOC122639427 gene encoding ATP-dependent zinc metalloprotease FTSH 2, chloroplastic-like, with amino-acid sequence MGASPACIVSNGLSTCSTKFSLTKEIYGRCCLLPSLGMPSLAKVSRSILVKASLDQRQVEGRRGFLKVLLGNAGLGLPALLGAGNAYADDQGVSSSRMSYSRFLEYLDKDRVTKVDVFENGTIAIIEAISPELGNRVQRVRVQLPGLSQELLQKFKEKNIDFAAHSAQEDSGSVLFNLLGNLAFPLILIGGLFLLSRRSSGGMGGPGGPGFPFAFGQSKAKFQMEPSTGVTFDDVAGVDEAKQDFMEVVEFLKKPERFTAIGARIPKGVLLIGPPGTGKTLLAKAIAGEAGVPFFSISGSEFVEMFVGVGASRVRDLFKKAKENAPCIVFVDEIDAVGRQRGTGIGGGNDEREQTLNQLLTEMDGFEGNTGVIVIAATNRADILDSALLRPGRFDRQVSVDVPDVRGRTEILKVHASNKKFDGDVSLEVIAMRTPGFSGADLANLLNEAAILAGRRGKTVISPKEIDDSIDRIVAGMEGTVMTDGKSKSLVAYHEVGHAICGTLTPGHDPVQKVTLVPRGQARGLTWFIPTDDPTLISKQQLFARIVGGLGGRAAEEVIFGEPEVTTGAAGDLQQITGLAKQMVTTFGMSEIGPWSLMDTSGQNADVIMRMMARNSMSEKLAEDIDAAIKGISDSAYEIALIQIRNNREAMDKIVEILLEKETMSGEEFRAILSEFVEIPAENRVAPSIPTAVTV